The Saprospiraceae bacterium genomic interval GTGGCCAAAACCCTGGAAGAATACGGAGCTATGCCATACACCGTGATTGTGGCCGCTTCTGCCGCAGATCCGGCCCCTATGCAGTTTTTTGCTCCATTTGCCGGCTGTGCAATAGGGGAATTTTTTAGAGATACCGGCCGACCAGCATTGATCATTTACGATGACTTGTCTAAGCAAGCAGTAGCTTACAGGGAGGTATCCCTCCTGCTCCGTAGACCTCCCGGGCGTGAAGCATATCCTGGTGATGTATTTTATCTGCATAGCCGATTGCTGGAGCGAGCTGCCAAAATCAATAGCAATGATGATATAGCTCAAAATATGAACGACCTGCCTGAATCATTGGTCAAAGCAGGTATGGTCAAAGGTGGGGGCTCACTGACTGCTCTACCTATCATCGAGACTCAGGCAGGAGATGTATCCGCCTATATCCCAACTAACGTGATCTCTATCACCGATGGACAGATCTTCCTGGAGTCCAGTTTGTTCAATGCAGGTGTGCGACCGGCCATCAACGTAGGTATCTCGGTATCCCGCGTGGGAGGAAATGCCCAAATCAAGGCTATGAAAAAAGTGGCAGGTACACTCAAATTGGACCAGGCTCAATTTCGTGCGCTGGAAGCCTTTTCAAAATTTGGTTCCGACCTGGATGCAACTACTCAAGCTTCACTGGAGAAAGGCAAGCGTAATGTGGAGATTTTAAAGCAGCCTCAATATTCTCCGGTTTCGGTAGAAAAGCAAGTAGCGATGATCTACTTATGTACCAACAATCTACTAGCCGCTGTGCCATTAGATAAAGTGGGTGAATTTGAAGATATGTATCTGACCAACCTGGAAAAAAGATATCCGGAGACCCTGGCCGAATTAAAAAAAGGCCAATTGACTGCAGATGGTGAAAGCAAGCTCAAAAGCCTGTCTGCAGAGCTCTCAGGAATGTACCGCAAAAAATAATCTCCAATGGCTGCCAATTTAAAAGAAGTTCGGGAACGGATCAAATCAGTGATCAACACTCAGCAGATCACCAAAGCCATGAAGATGGTCTCCGCTGCCAAGTTGCGCAAAGCGCAGCAAGCCATCGTGCAGATGCGTCCGTACAATACTAAGCTCAATGATATGCTCGGTCATGTAATCACCAGCCTGGGTGGAGATGCCGAGATTAAATTGGCTAAAAAAAGAGAAGTCAAAAATGCTTTATTGATCGTGGTGACCTCCAGCAGAGGATTGTGCGGAGCATTTAATACCAATATCATAAAAAGTGCAACTGCAGCCATCGCCAGTCAATATGCAGAACAGCGCAAGTCTGGTCATCTCACCATGCTCTGTATAGGCAAAAAAGGATTGGATTATTTCAGCAAACATTATGCTGACTGTACGATCATCAGAGACCATGTCACTATGATCGAGTCTATTCAGTCAGATACTATCAATAAATTAGTTGATTCGCTGATCGCATCTTTTAATGAAGGTAAGTACGACAGTATACAGGTCGCTTATGGCAAATTTAAAAATGCTGCGACCCAGTTTCCAACCCTCGAACATTACCTACCGGTACCTAAAATTATTCTTCCAGATAAAGCCGGTAAGCTAAAAGCGGACTACATTTATGAACCAAATACTCAAACGGTATTGGAATCAATGATCCCGTCGCTGCTTAAAATCCAGATGAAGCGATATATTTTTGATACTTCCGCTTCTGAGCATGGTGCCCGAATGACTTCCATGGACAAAGCGACAGAAAATGCTGAGGATCTTTTGAAAGAATTACGAATTCATTATAACAAGGCCCGTCAGGCTACTATAACCAATGAATTGATGGAGATCGTAGCGGGTGCTGCTGCCTTGAATGGTTAATTTTCTTCAAGCAAGGATATTCTTTATCTAATATTCTTTGAGTTGCCGGTGGTTTATTACTAGGTAGCCCTTGCATACTGTCAAATAAATATTTTTGGATCTGAGGCCTGCCTTAATTCCCACATTGTGGGACTCAAATGCTTTTTCATCTCTGCACCAGAGCTGGGGTACATCTCATTCTTGAAGAAAATTAAGGGCTTGCCTTAGGAGTTTGATACCAGGGATCATGCACAGGATATAAATTAATACTCATACTATGATATTTATCTGTTTTAATCTAACTATTTTAGTGGAATATTAAATTCGATAACATAGTAGTATATGAATGTAAAATCTTTGTTTCTCCTGGTATTGATATGTTCTGCCTTAAATCTATTTGCTCAGCAAATCAGCAAAGAGGAATTGATTTTTCTCACACCGCAATGGAAAGGCGAACGTTTTTCCGATGGTAGACCTAAAGCCCCGGATGCTTTAATCCAACGATTAAAATCGGTGACCCTGGAAGAAGCATGGGCAGTACTCCGCAACGAAAACTTCAAACATCAGTACGATGACGGATGGCAGGTGATCAACCCGGACAGTGTCCTCGTAGGCAGAGCAGTTACCGCCACCTTCATGCCCGGCAGACCAGACATACACCGGGTCATAGATGACAAAGGTCATACCAGGGATGGTAGAGTCAAGTCTCAAAACTCCTGGCCGATCGATCTATTGGTAAATGGCGATGTCTACGTAGTAGATCAGTTTGGTGCTCATGAGGACGGGCCTACTATTGGCGACAACCTTGGTAATTCTATTTTTGCAAAGACTGGCCGGGGTATCGTCTATAATGGCGCCGTGCGGGATATAAATGGCCTTAAAGAATTGGGAGGGTTTACTTCCTTTTTCAGAAGTTATCATCCTTCTCATCATCTCAATAATCCGGATGGTCAACTCAATACCACCCTGGTTGGTATCAATACTCCTACGCGTATAGGCTTGGCGACGGTCATGCCGGGAGACATTGTCTTAGGCAGAGATGGTGGTGTTTTATTTATTCCTCCACATCTTTTAGAGAAAGTAGTCAAGACATCAGAGATAGTTAGATTGAGAGATATGTTTGGCCATGAACGACTGCGAGAACAAAAATATACTCCGGGCCAGATTGACAACCGATGGTCAGATGAAATAGAAAAAGATTTTTCACAATGGTTAAATGCCCATATAGACAAACTCCCGGTACCTAAAGAACAGATCCAGGAATATCTGAAGACAAGAACGTGGTGATTTGGAGGCATTTAGGCATCCCGAGACTTCGGAAGACAATAGGCAATGGGTAATAAGCAACAGCAAAAAAATAGAAAGAACCTGCGAAGTTTGATCGATAGCCGGTGCGAAAAACAACCTTGCAGGTTTATGCAAAACTGTAAATATTGAGTAAATAAAAACTTAGATTGTAATGAAAAATAAAAGACGGGAGTTTTTAGCAAAAAGCATCGCGGCTGCTGGTCTCACAGCAAGTCCCTTGCTCAGCTTTGGCAATAAATTTACCGAAGCCATACGACGCAACGAACAATATTCTTTGCCGAGTGAGATCAAAATCACCGATATTAAATGTGGATACATCCGCAATGGTCATAGTTTATTCGTCAAGATATACACAGACCAGGGTGTCTGGGGTTGCGGTGAAGGTGTAGACGCTACTCCGGGCACCTATCACCTGGTGAAAATGATGGGGCAAAGGCTCAAAGGAAAGAGCCCCCTTAATGTAAATAGACTTTTTGAGGATATTAGAAAGTCCGGATTTTTTGAAGGAGCGCAATCAGGCATGTTTGTAGCGGTATTGACAGCAGTAGAGACGGCACTTTGGGATCTGGCAGGAAAGATCCTGGGTCTGCCCGTCTATCAATTGCTGGGAGGAAAATTTCGGGATAAAATAAGGGTCTATCTTGATACTGCTTTGTATCAAAGCCAAAACCCAAAACCGGAAGAGTTTGCTGAGGCAGCTAAAAACGCGGTCAATATGGGTTTTAATGCCATCAAATTTGATGTAGACCAGGCCAATGATCCTAATAAATATGATCGATACAATTGGACAGCCAGTCCCGCCGAACTCAGGCGAATGGTCGACCAAATCTCTGCAGCCAGACAAGCTGTAGGGCCTGATATAGACATCTGCGTAGATATGCATGGCAAGTATGATGCGATCACCGGAGAGCGGGTCGCCAAGTTATTTGAACCATTGAATCTAATGTGGCTGGAAGAACCGGTGCCGGCAGAAAATCAAGAAGCCTATAAAAAAATAACTGATTCTACAAGTACTCCTATCTGCGCCGGAGAAAATCATTACCTGGCCCATGGATTTAGAAGATTATTGGAGATCGGAGCGGTCGATATCATTATGCCGGATCTGCAAAAATGTGGTGGCCTGGGAGAAGCTCAGCGTATCGCCAACCTGGCCAATCTATATTATGTGCCCTTTGCACCACATATGGTAGCTTCCTACCTCGGTGCTATGTCTTCTGCCCATGTGTCAGCCTCAGTACCTAATTTTTTGATTATGGAGTGGCAGGTTTATTTTCACACGGATCCTATGTTTAAAGATCTAGTCACCTATGATGGGGCCTGGGTAGATAAGAGTTTTATCACAGTTTCAGACAAACCAGGTATTGGCGTGGAGATCAATGAGGAAGGGATGAAAAAATATGCTACACGCGGTGTACCATTCTTTGAATAATGATGTTCCACTTTATTAATTAAGGCTTAGTTTAAAAGTGCATTGATTTTAGGCAATGAATAATTTATTGCAGTTAATTTTGTTGGTAAAAA includes:
- a CDS encoding F0F1 ATP synthase subunit alpha, with the protein product MVNIKPDEISAILTQQLSGQKTQAELEQIGTVLQVGDGIARVYGLSMVEAGELVEFENGVQAVVLNLEEDNVGVVLMGPWDGIHEGSVVRRTGKIASINVGEGFLGRVVDALGNPIDGKGQIAGATYSMPLERIAPGVIYRQPVNEPLQTGIKAIDSMIPIGRGQRELIIGDRQTGKTAIAIDTIINQKEFYERGEPVYCIYVASGQKSSTVANVAKTLEEYGAMPYTVIVAASAADPAPMQFFAPFAGCAIGEFFRDTGRPALIIYDDLSKQAVAYREVSLLLRRPPGREAYPGDVFYLHSRLLERAAKINSNDDIAQNMNDLPESLVKAGMVKGGGSLTALPIIETQAGDVSAYIPTNVISITDGQIFLESSLFNAGVRPAINVGISVSRVGGNAQIKAMKKVAGTLKLDQAQFRALEAFSKFGSDLDATTQASLEKGKRNVEILKQPQYSPVSVEKQVAMIYLCTNNLLAAVPLDKVGEFEDMYLTNLEKRYPETLAELKKGQLTADGESKLKSLSAELSGMYRKK
- a CDS encoding mandelate racemase/muconate lactonizing enzyme family protein, which gives rise to MKNKRREFLAKSIAAAGLTASPLLSFGNKFTEAIRRNEQYSLPSEIKITDIKCGYIRNGHSLFVKIYTDQGVWGCGEGVDATPGTYHLVKMMGQRLKGKSPLNVNRLFEDIRKSGFFEGAQSGMFVAVLTAVETALWDLAGKILGLPVYQLLGGKFRDKIRVYLDTALYQSQNPKPEEFAEAAKNAVNMGFNAIKFDVDQANDPNKYDRYNWTASPAELRRMVDQISAARQAVGPDIDICVDMHGKYDAITGERVAKLFEPLNLMWLEEPVPAENQEAYKKITDSTSTPICAGENHYLAHGFRRLLEIGAVDIIMPDLQKCGGLGEAQRIANLANLYYVPFAPHMVASYLGAMSSAHVSASVPNFLIMEWQVYFHTDPMFKDLVTYDGAWVDKSFITVSDKPGIGVEINEEGMKKYATRGVPFFE
- the atpG gene encoding ATP synthase F1 subunit gamma; the encoded protein is MAANLKEVRERIKSVINTQQITKAMKMVSAAKLRKAQQAIVQMRPYNTKLNDMLGHVITSLGGDAEIKLAKKREVKNALLIVVTSSRGLCGAFNTNIIKSATAAIASQYAEQRKSGHLTMLCIGKKGLDYFSKHYADCTIIRDHVTMIESIQSDTINKLVDSLIASFNEGKYDSIQVAYGKFKNAATQFPTLEHYLPVPKIILPDKAGKLKADYIYEPNTQTVLESMIPSLLKIQMKRYIFDTSASEHGARMTSMDKATENAEDLLKELRIHYNKARQATITNELMEIVAGAAALNG
- a CDS encoding RraA family protein; translation: MNVKSLFLLVLICSALNLFAQQISKEELIFLTPQWKGERFSDGRPKAPDALIQRLKSVTLEEAWAVLRNENFKHQYDDGWQVINPDSVLVGRAVTATFMPGRPDIHRVIDDKGHTRDGRVKSQNSWPIDLLVNGDVYVVDQFGAHEDGPTIGDNLGNSIFAKTGRGIVYNGAVRDINGLKELGGFTSFFRSYHPSHHLNNPDGQLNTTLVGINTPTRIGLATVMPGDIVLGRDGGVLFIPPHLLEKVVKTSEIVRLRDMFGHERLREQKYTPGQIDNRWSDEIEKDFSQWLNAHIDKLPVPKEQIQEYLKTRTW